A stretch of DNA from Phaenicophaeus curvirostris isolate KB17595 chromosome 21, BPBGC_Pcur_1.0, whole genome shotgun sequence:
GAGCGGCGCCCCCTGCAGGACGGTGCCAGGCAGTGCAGCGCGGAGAGGCGCCCCCTGCGGGACAGCACCCAGCAGTGCAGCACGGAACGACACCCTGTGTGGGGCAATGGGGAGCAGCGCCCCCTGCAGGACAGTGCCAGGCAGTGCAGCACGGAGAGGCGCCCCCTGCGGGGCAATGGGGAGCGGCGCCCCCTGCAGGACGGTGCCAGGCAATGcagccccccagcgcccccgCGGCGCCCCCTGCTGTGCAGCACCCCGCACGGCAGCACCCCCCTCGCCCCGCTGCGCCCCCTCGCCCTGCTCAGTGTCACCCCGGAGGGCGGCTCGGGGCTGGCCGGCAGCCCGGAGCTCTACTCCCCACCAAACGCCTCGAACGGCAGCTCCTTGCTCTTGCTGGAGTCGCCACAGGAAGAACGGGAGCAGCTCCCGCCGTTATCGGGCATGGGCGGCGTGAGGGAAGAGCAGGCGGGATGGTCCTGTCCACGAGGAACGAGCAGGGACGATGAGGACGGCAGGAGCCGTGAGCTCAGCCTGCAGTGGAAGAAGTCCGGCAGGGTTCTGAGAGCATCGGCGAGGAGAACCTGCCCAGCACAAACTCCCCTGTGCACCCCGAAAGCCCTGGTGCTGCCCCCTGCTAACCATGAGCCACGTCTCTCGGTGCCGTACGACGGTGCCGCTTCCAACGAACCGGGTGACGACGTCAGGAAAGACTCGACAGAAGGAACCTTGCCCTGTCGGCCAAGCAGAGCCAACGCACGCCAGCTGACACCAGTGGTGGTCGTGGACCCTCGAGAGGTGTCGGTGTGGCTGATGAGcacaaaatgcaataaaaaggCATTTCAACCTGCCTGCCCGCAGCCGGAATCTCCTTCGGGCCCTCAAGGAatcttggaaaataaatataaacgtACCAAGGTCGCCCCTGGAGAGGGAAGTACCTGCAGGAAAGCTTGCATCAGCGGCTTCAGTGCCAGCCGGTGGGGGAAGCAAATAAGCCTCTGTCCAAAAAGGTACAAAAATaagagacagcagcagcatggtGGCTCCTTTCTCAGACCCCAAGGGAGGCAAAAAGGAATGAAGAAGCGTGTTCTGGAGATGTCTGAGGGTATAACCGACAATGACTATTCACTCCTCAACACCTCCCAGTGCTGGGGTAGAGTTCGAGCATCTTTGTCCTTTCACAAGAAGAAGAAAGTTACCACAGAGGAGAGTTTCTGCAACAGCATCCGCTGCACCCTTCCTGATAAAGCTCAGTGCAGCACTTGGTCTACTTCCTCCATGATCCTGCTGGCTTCCACGAATTCCTGTTCTGTTCTGGAGCTCCTGCTTACAGATGCAGAGAAGGTGTTTGGGGAATGCCAGCAGGAGGGGCCTATTGCTTTTGAGGACTGCATTCCTTTAGATAAGATGAAAGAGTGCAAGAAAATTGGAGAAGGGGTGTTTGGAGAGGTCTTCCAAATTGACAGTGAGAGAGGACCtgtggctttaaaaataattcccaTCGAGGGGACTGAAAGAGTAAACGGTGAAGCTCAAAAGAGCTTCGGGGAGATTCTGCCCGAgataataatttcaaaagaacTCAGTCTTCTGTCCGATGAGCTTGTTAACAGGACTGTTGGGTTCATCAGCTTGTACTCTGTGCACTGTGTTCAGGGGGCCTATCCTAAGTATCTCCTGGAAGCCTGGGACAAATACCACCAAGAAATGGGCTCAGAAAATGATCGGCCAGACCTTTTTGGGGACGAGCAGCTCTTCATGATTCTGGAGTTTGAATTTGGAGGCCATGACTTGGAGAACATGAGAAACAGGCTGAGTTCGGTGGCATCAGCGAAGAGCGTTTTGCAGCAGGTCACGGCTGCCCTGGCTGTGGCAGAACAGGCGCTGCACTTCGAGCACAGAGACTTGCACTGGGGGAACGTGCTGGTCAAGAAAACGGATGTAAAGGAGCTGAATTATGTGCTGAACGGCACGACACACACCATCCCCACATCAGGGATCCATGTCAACATCATAGATTATACCTTGTCTAGGCTGGAGAAAGATGGGTTAACTGTGTTTTGTGACCTTTCCACCGATGAAGAGCTCTTTCAAGGCACAGGGGACTATCAGTTTGATATCTACAGGCAAATGAAAGCGGAGAACTCCAACAACTGGACTGATTATCACCCGCACAGCAACGTCCTCTGGCTGCACTACTTGTCGGACAAACTGTTGAAAGGCATGAGCTACAAGAAAAAGGAATCAACTTCTACCTTGAGGAAAATAAAGTGGCAGCTCAGTAAGTTCCACAAAGAGGTGTTGAGCTTTGAGTCTGCCAACGAGGTTCTACAGaagagcagcctcttccagtgagCGAGGGAGCGCAATGTTCAAGAACTCAAATCACTGATGGAGACTTTCTCCGTGCTGTTTTATATGTGTGATCTTTTTAAATGTTGGCAAAATGAAGAAGTGTTATGGTCAAGTACCAATGCGTATAATACACTGTCAAatatgtcagaaaaaaacccaaaaaaaaaagagtcttttTGTCTGGAAGACGTTTCCAAATGTactttcttttcagtggtgATGGCAGGGAGAGAGCAGAGTTGATGTTTGAGGTGGGGCGGTGAGAGACTTCTTGGGGCTCAGTTAATGTTTTCACTTCCACAGAAGTTTTCCTACTTTTTTAGTCTTAGATTATTAAAAGTTCTTTCCTTACTAAGTGTCTTTATtatagattcttttttttttttaagaaaaaaacctgcagttcTGTCCAGAGAGGACAAAGGTAAGTGTTCTTAGCCCAGCTGGGGATAGAGAGGGGAGAAACCCCACCTTTTGCCCTGATTTTAAGAATCAATTTCTGTTCAGTTAGGCAAAATTTGTACTTAGAATGATGCTACAAGATGTTAATATATAAAGTTTCTGTAGTGTAGGTCTTAAAAACACTCTAATCTGtaataatatgattttttttctctcttaaggACCAGTAAAGAGAAATtggattataaaaaaaaaaaaaggaagaaagtacCTGTGTTCCCGATGCATTTTTCACTGTTATTATGTTGTCACCTTGTATGACGGAGCCCAAATCTgtaatttgatggtagcactaAAGCAATTTTCTCCACTTatctacagaagaaaatgcacGAGGTAATAGATGTTCTTTAGTCCCAATTGCAGATGGATCAGACAGCCTAAATTTGGAGCAGCACTTCCACTGAATTTgaattctttgtttttcctaacGTTCACATACATTAAAGAAACTGCTCTGAAGAGAATGATAAATCAAGCCAAGTGAAAAGTGAATTAGATTATTAAAAATAGTACATCCAATGACCCAGATGCATTAGGTAATTAAGAGGCAGCATAATCAGATTTGTTATAACTGAAGTGCTGTCTCTGAAGTCTCTCTGTATAGGCAGTCTATCAATTGGATGCATTTTGAGCCTATTTTGAAGTCTGCTTTTTACAAGCGAAGCAGTTAGAGCCCCCAGCTACCCCCTGCCCGTGGTATGACATTATTGTTCTGTCTTCCAGGCTCTACTTTTACAGTCAAATACGACAGAAAGTGACTTGCCCATCTGCACTACTTGAAGTTATTAAGATGGAAATTGTACTGGAATCTTGCCAGGCATcctttcaatcttttttttcctctaattgACTGAAGTACTGCAACATaattaaatattcttaaaaCTTACTTGGTAAGGACCACAGTGAGTGCGTATCTGACATCAAGGACGTGTTCTTCAGTCAGAATGGTGCTATTTTcatttatgctttaaaaaaaaagggatggaTGAAACGACATTATTGCCTGCCTTGGTGCTTTATTGCTGTGGTTTGCGAGCTGTGGATATTGGCTGTGCAAGGGGGATGGGATCAGAATGGCAGTAACTAACACGAGGAGAGGTGCCAGCCCCCTTGGCGACACGGAACAGGAGTGCTGGCGGAGCCCTTTATTGCTGCAGACTTTGAAAGCTGCCATTGCCTTGAAATATTTCCCCACAAACCACAAAAATGCTGATTTGTGAGTATGTAGCATTGCTTTCATTAACCAAAATTTAACGTTGCTACCCATCACAAAACTGGACGTCAAATTAATCTAGAAACCTTTGCCCTAAACCGTGTTTGCGATGAAGTGTAGCTGCCAGAGGTGAGTTCTCATGTCCTTAAAGATGctctctgtttaaaaaatgcCATGTACTCATCAATCCCCGTAAATGTTAATAGGAGGAAGGTGACGGGAAAGGAATCTGAGAGCCCCAATCAAGAAAAATACCCTGAACATATGTTCTCATCCCAGTCATTTGGAGTGAAAGCTTTACTTGGAACAGAGCTCAATTATATATTTTACTCATCTGTTCTCTCTGCTAAGGAAGGAAGGATGCCAGAACCCAGTCTGTGCTTCAGAAGACACAAGCTATTAAAGCTGGACTGCACTTAAATAACAACCTTAAAGGGTGCTCCACCTCTTACTGAAATGATGAGGTATGAGCAAAGCTGAAGTTACCATAAGGGaaggaaagatttttcatgCAGATCCAAATGCTTTAAAAGGTTGAAAAGAACAAGTGTAGTTTTGTGTATCCAGTGACTTATAAATAGTGTGGACACTGACATTTCCTTCCTAGCTCACTGTTTTGTGGTGAAAATAGCAATACTCGCTTGATATTAATGGTGACTGCACACTTGTTTTGGGATATGCTTTCAATCTATTTGCCAAATCACTGAGAATTTTGCctgttttgaaggaaaagaaagatataaAATATCGATTAccctgtaaataattttttaactcACTAGGGTACCGTTAATACATGATGGGTaatgcattttctgttcattGTTCCCTTCTTGAGAAACCGGACATTAACTAAAGTGCAGGAATAGGAACACAACCTCTTGCCTTGAGAAAAATGCTCACCAGCTGTGAGCTGAATTTGAAAGAACAGCACCTCTGGCCTAACTCTAGGGTTAGAGCACGCAAGCACAGCTACTCAAAGTATCACTCAGAGGGAGGGCAAAAGGGAAAATGATGATCTCTACTTACAGTTGTCTTCTTGAATACGGGATATCCAATTGTGCAGTCGCAGGACAGGGCTAGAGAAGTTAATGGTGTTGGCTGGGTGCAGGGAGTAGGAGAGGTTGGCTGCCAACAGGATAGGAATGCTCTTTAATGCTGAATAAAAACAGACTGGGAAAAGCTACTAGGTTTGTGCTCCCATAAAATGAATTAGGTACAAATAGCCCTATAAAAGCTTGGAAGTCTTAAATAATAAACCCAGTATTCAGGCTCTAGTCGTAACAACTGAAAtgctccctcccttccctggaCTTTACTTCAAGATATTTTTAGGCAGTAAATGAATAGGAGCCTGCAGTGAGTTTTCTTTCAGCAGCCTGCTGCTGGCTGAATTGTTCTGTGATCTTACCTCAACAGCCACTGCCTTAAAAAGTAGGTTTTTAGGGTACTTCAAGACCATAGTTGTCATGGACGAGCGATCTCCGCTGTTGGCTAGTGAAATATCCATGGTCACTTCATTAGTGTAGCCCTCCGCTAGTTCCTTTCTggaaacagacagaaaaatcagattGAAATTATAAATTTAGAAATATCACCTAAATGTTGCTGTTTAATAAGAGGCCCAAAGCGTTCTGGGTCTGGTAATTACTCCCCCCAAATGCTGTCACACGCAGCATAATGCAAAAGCCCAATTAATTATTCAATATTCTGCAGGGTGTGTAGGAAAAGACTTCCTTAATATCAAAGATGGTTATCGCCAAACTCTATGTTTTACATCAAGACAGATTTTAAGCATTGTTCTGCTTGGTTCCCAGCTCAGTGCATCTCCAGGGTAACTTTTTACAGTGAGGTGATGCCTGATGTTTTGTCTAAGGCCACGTAACCTCAGCAACTCTTTGTCCTCGTGCTGTGCATCAACCTAAACCAAAACCATGTATTCACAATTAAATGGCAGAACTGGTTTTAGGATGATGATAGTTATGTAaagtttgctttttcctctgagATTTAGAAGAACAAAGCTCAAGAAGGCAGAGAGCGACAGCCTTGTAGAGAGGTGATCTCAGAGAAAGGATGAACTAGATAGAAAGTAGCATAACCAAAGGGACAGCAAATCTTGGCTGAGCAGTGGGAGACAACATCTCATGCACCAAGATGACATTTTATATGACTACTGGATGCAAAACCTGGTTAACAGAACCACTCTGACTCGCTGAATCAGACCCATCAGAGTGCAACGAGCAGTACAGATGCTCTTGTTGAGGTCTGGTTTGTAAGGTGACCAAAAGCAAACAGATCAATTCAAATTATAACAGTCCTAATTTTTCCAAGGTAGCAGATTGAGAATATCTTTACATTTACATATCCATTCTCTGAAAACCAAAATTCCCACGACCTCATTTAAGGAGGAGTTGGAAATCAAAGACCCTCTAGTGAGAAGTCAGTCCTGAACTGATGAGATTTTGTACCTCAGCTCCCAGGAGAAGGTCTGTGAGCAAGAAAATTAGAGGTCTTTGCTGGGGACAAGGTCTTCTTAACGCAATGCCACTTGTTTACCCCTGGGTTGCCACGTGGCAAGATAATAGTTCCTTCTCCagagattatatttttttcttgaataaatACGTTCATACGCTGTGCCGGTTTTATAGAAAAGATGTTCCTTCCTTTAGCAACAGTTCCGTTCACCAATAAAGCTGTACTGTCTGTGGCTGATGTTTCTGGAAAAGCTCAATGATAATTAATAATTAGATGTTGGGTGCCCAAGTACCAAGAAATGCTGACCAACACTTATGAATCTCATCAATTATTCTTAGGAAAGAAATGTACCGCCAACATCATAATCCCTAAGAGTGCTGCAACTATAGTAATTAGTGTTCATTATTGCTCAGCACTAAATGTTGTTCTAACTTCTCTGTCCTGTGCTTTCTGGACAGCTAATTAGATATTGAATTGTAGTGAAAACTCCTACTAAGTAGCAAAAAGCTGCAAGTTTTTCAAATCCTTTGTTAGACATACCAGAATCTGTCCTCGGGGACGAGTTTCCGAGGACAGTGTAGGACTGGATTTCAATCCGATCACAGCTCCCATTTATTACTTTGTTGAGACACCAGTAAAGCTCAGATTGTATCAAAACATGGTTTTGCTGTAGTGGTGCTGTTATTTTGGAAAATTAGGATTCTCTCAGGGTTGAATCTCATGAGAAAGCGGGCAACTGCTCTCGAGCCAAGCAGTGAAGAACAGACAGGGAACAGAACCACATATATTTCTAACTGAAACCTTACGGGAAAAAAGTTTTGAGAAGGCCTGGCAATGAGAATAAGAACTGTTTCCCTGGGATTTCACCTGGACCAAGCTGGCCTATTTACAGAAGTTCCAGTTTCTGCTGGGAATGTTCAGAACATGCAAAATCCCAAGAGTCTGAAGGAACAGACAGCAAAAATATACCAGTATGGCTACGGTTTGAGAATGACACATGGTGTTTATATTTCCATTAGATAAACACAGTATCTAGCTGTTCAAATTCTCTATCTACAATTGGTTTTCATATATGAAATGCaagaataaaatcaaatgtCTGCTATGTCTTAGTCTTTGTGAACTCCACAGGTCACTCCGCTCCCAAATGCCTGATTGAAAATGAGGTACGGTCTGTCAAGAAATCCTTTTTCATCTCAATGACAGACGTTACCAGTGCTGAACTGCAGACCTTAAGCTCTTCTTAGACCTAGATCTATATTAATCATTCGTGTTCACTCTCTTACACTTGTTCATAGCTTTAGACACACAAAGGCAAAAGCCTTTGCACCTTGAACTAAAAGCTTTacattttatataatttatagCACtgggaaaaggtttttttaatatccctCTGATgctgaattaaaaatagaatcataaCACGGTGCTTGGAACATAGATTCTATACTTGTTTTTGAAGCATTTCCCCAGCACACACTAAAAAATAGCCCTTATTACCTACTGGAGCACAGTCACATTCTCCAGCGATCCCGCAGTA
This window harbors:
- the HASPIN gene encoding serine/threonine-protein kinase haspin — encoded protein: MPLQPRLLRTYSRRGGRLRLLPPPDRWISPPQDRKRFFSSTSAGSSALSSAPSDDPDFSPPRKLRRQPQGKRRLRPRRGAGKENRSSDSSSPSPPPASRGAAARRHRRAPRRNPRSGGEQQRPPRSGGEQQRPPRSGGEQQRPPRSGGEQQRPPRSGGEQRSGEQRPLRGNGEQRPLQDSAGQCSAERRPLRGNREQRPLQDSAGQCSAERRPLRGNGERRPLQDGARQCSAERRPLRDSTQQCSTERHPVWGNGEQRPLQDSARQCSTERRPLRGNGERRPLQDGARQCSPPAPPRRPLLCSTPHGSTPLAPLRPLALLSVTPEGGSGLAGSPELYSPPNASNGSSLLLLESPQEEREQLPPLSGMGGVREEQAGWSCPRGTSRDDEDGRSRELSLQWKKSGRVLRASARRTCPAQTPLCTPKALVLPPANHEPRLSVPYDGAASNEPGDDVRKDSTEGTLPCRPSRANARQLTPVVVVDPREVSVWLMSTKCNKKAFQPACPQPESPSGPQGILENKYKRTKVAPGEGSTCRKACISGFSASRWGKQISLCPKRYKNKRQQQHGGSFLRPQGRQKGMKKRVLEMSEGITDNDYSLLNTSQCWGRVRASLSFHKKKKVTTEESFCNSIRCTLPDKAQCSTWSTSSMILLASTNSCSVLELLLTDAEKVFGECQQEGPIAFEDCIPLDKMKECKKIGEGVFGEVFQIDSERGPVALKIIPIEGTERVNGEAQKSFGEILPEIIISKELSLLSDELVNRTVGFISLYSVHCVQGAYPKYLLEAWDKYHQEMGSENDRPDLFGDEQLFMILEFEFGGHDLENMRNRLSSVASAKSVLQQVTAALAVAEQALHFEHRDLHWGNVLVKKTDVKELNYVLNGTTHTIPTSGIHVNIIDYTLSRLEKDGLTVFCDLSTDEELFQGTGDYQFDIYRQMKAENSNNWTDYHPHSNVLWLHYLSDKLLKGMSYKKKESTSTLRKIKWQLSKFHKEVLSFESANEVLQKSSLFQ